A window from Listeria seeligeri serovar 1/2b str. SLCC3954 encodes these proteins:
- a CDS encoding ABC transporter ATP-binding protein, giving the protein MAQLSLEHIYKIYDNKVTAVSDFNLEIDDKEFIVFVGPSGCGKSTTLRMIAGLEEISKGELSIDGKVMNNVAPKDRDIAMVFQNYALYPHMTVYDNMAFGLKLRKMPKDAIKERVEHAANILGLTEYLKRKPSALSGGQRQRVALGRAIVRDAKVFLMDEPLSNLDAKLRVQMRAEITKLHQQLDTTMIYVTHDQTEAMTMATRIVIMKDGVIQQVGSPKQVYDHPVNMFVAGFIGSPAMNFFKGRLDGSNFIGDDFTIAVPEGKLKLLKDRGFDGKDIVFGIRPEDIHDEPIVIEANPGYTFKATTIVAELTGAEFMLHSRVGTHEFVARVDARSEHQPNEVLTLAFEMSKSHFFDPETEDNLTD; this is encoded by the coding sequence TTGGCACAATTATCACTAGAACATATTTATAAAATATATGACAACAAAGTAACTGCAGTAAGCGATTTTAATTTAGAAATCGACGACAAAGAATTTATCGTCTTCGTTGGTCCATCAGGTTGCGGTAAATCTACTACACTACGAATGATTGCTGGACTAGAAGAAATCTCCAAAGGTGAATTATCCATTGATGGTAAAGTAATGAATAATGTTGCACCTAAAGACCGCGACATTGCAATGGTATTCCAAAACTATGCGCTTTACCCACATATGACTGTATATGATAACATGGCTTTCGGTTTAAAATTACGTAAAATGCCAAAAGACGCAATTAAAGAACGTGTAGAACATGCAGCGAACATTCTTGGTTTAACAGAATACTTAAAACGTAAACCAAGCGCACTTTCTGGTGGTCAACGTCAACGTGTTGCTTTAGGGCGTGCAATCGTTCGTGACGCCAAAGTATTCTTAATGGATGAACCACTTTCCAACTTGGATGCAAAATTACGTGTGCAAATGCGTGCGGAAATTACTAAACTTCACCAACAATTAGATACTACAATGATTTACGTTACCCATGACCAAACTGAAGCAATGACAATGGCAACTCGTATCGTTATTATGAAAGACGGTGTTATCCAACAAGTTGGTTCACCAAAACAAGTTTATGATCATCCAGTGAATATGTTCGTAGCCGGCTTTATTGGTAGCCCAGCAATGAACTTCTTCAAAGGTCGTTTAGATGGTTCTAACTTTATCGGTGATGATTTCACAATCGCTGTTCCAGAAGGTAAATTGAAACTCCTTAAAGACAGAGGATTTGATGGTAAAGATATCGTTTTCGGTATTCGTCCTGAAGATATCCATGATGAGCCTATCGTAATTGAAGCAAACCCTGGTTATACTTTCAAAGCAACAACTATCGTAGCTGAACTTACTGGTGCTGAATTCATGCTTCACAGCCGTGTTGGTACGCACGAATTCGTTGCTCGTGTTGATGCTCGCTCTGAACACCAACCAAATGAAGTACTTACACTTGCATTTGAAATGTCTAAATCTCATTTCTTTGATCCAGAAACAGAAGATAACTTAACTGATTAA
- a CDS encoding GNAT family N-acetyltransferase, with protein sequence MKRNYHVKFLNEKDVALAEAVCSASEDYYLMEQDKPASKSDALKIITEIPNGKTRFDKFVLAVLDENEQPIGLVDIVSDYPRKGRWFIGLLLLTPAARGNGLGKVLHQTIKEWANDGGADSLTLGVLAENEKARGFFEHLGYTKAETKEATYGGKEHQVDIYALEIK encoded by the coding sequence ATGAAACGTAATTATCACGTGAAATTTTTAAATGAAAAAGATGTTGCGCTTGCTGAAGCTGTTTGTAGTGCATCAGAAGATTATTATTTAATGGAACAAGATAAGCCGGCATCCAAAAGCGATGCACTAAAAATTATCACAGAAATTCCGAACGGGAAAACACGATTTGATAAATTCGTACTTGCAGTGCTAGATGAAAATGAACAACCGATTGGGTTAGTAGATATTGTATCTGACTATCCTAGAAAAGGTCGTTGGTTTATAGGGTTACTATTATTAACTCCGGCAGCTCGAGGTAACGGACTAGGCAAAGTATTACATCAAACAATTAAAGAATGGGCTAATGACGGCGGTGCAGACTCGCTCACGCTTGGAGTTCTTGCAGAGAACGAGAAGGCACGTGGCTTTTTTGAACATTTAGGCTATACAAAAGCAGAAACAAAAGAAGCAACATATGGCGGAAAAGAACATCAAGTTGATATTTATGCTTTAGAGATTAAATGA
- a CDS encoding ComEC/Rec2 family competence protein — MKKGFLKVLLVFGLVTGLAIPSSIQAEAAAPSIKVHFIDVGQGDAIYIKAPSGEDILIDAGNKGKGKTVVNYLKKQKVKDIEIMIASHPDADNIGGLPEVMNSIKVKSLYAPKFTNTTAAYKNFVNTAKKKKLTIRNAKAGVKLPIKGVTAQFVGPVKSYGKTDRNNWSAVLHVAYKKNTFLFTGDAQAKAEKDMINAKKKLRADVLKVSTQGSKVATSSTFVNAVKPKYAIISVGKNSYDHPNSQTVKTLTKAKAKVYRTDKNKTIVVTGNGSSYKIGK; from the coding sequence ATGAAAAAAGGGTTTTTAAAAGTATTACTCGTTTTTGGGTTAGTAACTGGGTTAGCTATTCCAAGCTCTATCCAGGCAGAAGCAGCCGCACCAAGTATTAAAGTGCATTTCATTGATGTTGGACAAGGAGACGCGATTTATATCAAAGCTCCAAGCGGTGAAGACATCCTCATTGATGCCGGAAACAAAGGAAAAGGGAAAACAGTTGTCAATTATCTTAAAAAACAAAAAGTAAAAGACATCGAAATCATGATTGCTTCTCATCCAGATGCTGATAATATTGGCGGCTTGCCAGAAGTAATGAATAGTATCAAAGTCAAAAGTCTGTATGCACCAAAATTTACTAACACAACTGCCGCATACAAAAATTTTGTGAATACCGCGAAAAAGAAAAAATTAACTATCAGAAATGCTAAAGCTGGTGTTAAATTGCCTATAAAAGGTGTAACGGCACAATTCGTTGGACCAGTTAAATCCTACGGGAAAACTGACCGAAATAATTGGAGCGCTGTTCTCCATGTAGCTTACAAGAAAAACACCTTCCTTTTCACTGGAGATGCCCAAGCAAAAGCTGAAAAAGATATGATAAACGCGAAAAAGAAACTACGTGCAGATGTCTTAAAAGTAAGCACACAAGGTTCCAAAGTAGCAACTAGCTCTACTTTTGTAAATGCTGTAAAACCTAAATACGCAATCATTAGCGTCGGCAAAAATAGTTACGATCATCCCAATTCACAAACCGTTAAAACCTTAACAAAAGCAAAAGCGAAAGTTTATCGCACTGATAAAAACAAAACAATCGTTGTAACAGGAAATGGTTCTTCCTATAAGATAGGCAAATAA
- a CDS encoding carbon-nitrogen family hydrolase, producing MWKLALCQTDVAFKYPDANYARMEKAITEAAKNGADVAILPEMWNTGYALNELAGLADLNGERTKDFLSGLAEKHQIAIIGGSVAISERNKFSNTMYAFDRYGSLLSSYKKVHLFQLMNEHLFIEPGNDTNLFRLNDVSCAGFICYDVRFPEWIRKHTSEGSEVLFVSAQWPAERIVQWEQLLIARAIENQAFVVAVNRVGDDPQNHFNGHSLVIDPLGNIIANAGEEEGNLYAEIDLNLVAETRGIIPIFTDRRPELY from the coding sequence ATGTGGAAGTTAGCATTATGTCAAACAGATGTAGCTTTTAAATATCCAGACGCAAATTATGCGCGAATGGAAAAAGCTATCACTGAAGCAGCAAAAAATGGGGCAGATGTTGCAATTTTACCTGAAATGTGGAATACTGGCTATGCTTTAAACGAATTAGCTGGCCTTGCCGACTTAAATGGCGAACGCACGAAAGACTTCTTATCTGGCCTTGCTGAAAAACATCAAATAGCGATTATTGGTGGTTCTGTAGCCATTTCAGAAAGAAATAAATTTTCTAATACAATGTATGCATTCGATCGTTACGGTAGTCTACTTTCTTCTTATAAGAAAGTCCACCTATTCCAACTTATGAATGAGCATTTATTTATAGAACCAGGTAATGACACTAATTTATTCAGACTAAATGATGTTTCTTGTGCTGGATTTATTTGTTATGACGTTAGATTTCCCGAGTGGATAAGGAAACATACTTCTGAAGGATCGGAAGTACTATTTGTTTCTGCTCAGTGGCCGGCTGAAAGAATTGTGCAGTGGGAACAACTATTAATTGCTCGTGCGATTGAGAATCAGGCTTTTGTTGTAGCCGTGAACCGTGTTGGTGACGATCCACAAAATCATTTCAATGGGCATTCACTCGTTATTGATCCGCTTGGGAATATCATCGCTAACGCAGGCGAGGAAGAAGGTAATCTCTATGCTGAAATCGACTTAAACCTCGTTGCAGAGACTAGAGGAATAATTCCTATTTTCACAGACCGACGTCCTGAGTTATACTAG
- the nrdG gene encoding anaerobic ribonucleoside-triphosphate reductase activating protein produces the protein MNNPKPCEWKSTELSRGYIADYKSFNFVDGEGVRCSLYVSGCPFHCEGCYNKAAQSFKYGKPYTKELEDDILKDIGHESVQGLTLLGGEPFLNTATCLSVVKRIRTTYGHAKDIWSWTGYTWDEMMQETDDKLELLSLIDVLVDGRFEQKLFDPNLAFRGSSNQRIIDVQKSLSQNEVVLYQL, from the coding sequence GTGAATAATCCAAAACCGTGCGAATGGAAGTCGACTGAATTATCCAGAGGGTATATCGCTGACTATAAATCATTCAACTTTGTGGACGGGGAAGGTGTTCGGTGCAGTTTATATGTGTCCGGATGTCCTTTCCACTGCGAAGGTTGTTATAATAAAGCCGCACAATCTTTTAAGTACGGCAAACCTTACACGAAAGAATTAGAAGACGATATCCTAAAAGATATTGGGCATGAGAGTGTTCAAGGATTAACACTTCTTGGCGGAGAACCATTTTTAAATACCGCCACATGTTTATCGGTCGTTAAACGAATTCGGACAACATATGGACATGCGAAAGATATTTGGTCATGGACAGGCTACACTTGGGACGAAATGATGCAAGAAACGGATGACAAGCTAGAATTGTTGTCGCTGATAGATGTACTTGTAGATGGTCGTTTTGAACAAAAACTGTTTGACCCTAATTTAGCCTTCCGAGGTTCTAGTAACCAACGAATTATTGATGTCCAAAAATCACTGAGCCAAAATGAAGTTGTACTATATCAGCTATAA
- a CDS encoding cyclic nucleotide-binding domain-containing protein, translated as MKTIFNYQQFIQLSEKGNINFEKIIIPKRTQLIDNKEMSAHYVYLIIDGYVATSLGQEATSIYTILGKGSFINYSNLLELNTQKFTFKTLSECVIYKYSFSDLEYFLSMFPENFGFQFFIMKEISRHSFLKSLLSDCIPANKLELSFSNIGKFHGEPLEPNSVMLPKAIRTKVIAAYSGLSKSSFYKQLALLTEQGKIEKTDNCWIVHDSELYEYVKTHGEEN; from the coding sequence ATGAAGACTATATTTAATTATCAACAATTCATCCAACTTTCCGAAAAAGGGAATATTAACTTTGAAAAAATTATTATTCCGAAGCGTACACAACTAATTGATAATAAAGAAATGTCAGCGCACTATGTTTACCTGATAATTGATGGTTATGTCGCTACTTCTTTAGGTCAAGAAGCAACAAGTATTTACACCATTTTAGGCAAAGGATCATTCATTAATTACTCAAACTTATTGGAACTAAATACACAAAAATTCACATTCAAAACTCTTTCAGAATGTGTAATCTATAAATACTCCTTTAGTGACCTAGAATATTTCCTTTCCATGTTCCCTGAAAATTTTGGATTTCAGTTTTTCATCATGAAGGAAATAAGTAGACACTCTTTTCTCAAGAGCCTTCTCAGCGACTGCATTCCTGCGAATAAATTAGAACTTTCTTTTTCAAATATTGGGAAATTCCACGGAGAACCGCTGGAGCCTAATAGCGTTATGCTACCTAAAGCAATTCGCACAAAAGTAATTGCTGCTTATAGTGGTCTTTCTAAAAGTAGTTTTTATAAACAGCTTGCACTTTTGACAGAGCAAGGAAAAATCGAGAAAACAGATAATTGCTGGATTGTTCATGATAGTGAATTATATGAATATGTTAAGACACATGGCGAGGAAAATTAA
- a CDS encoding methionine ABC transporter permease — translation MSSFFEEWGPILWQGFLETLTMTGITLVIALAIGLPLGVFLILTRKGGQSENLVVYSVLNWVINILRSLPFIILLFLMIPVTRAVVGTTIGIQGVILPLVVFTAPYIARLMESALLEVDKGVIEAYQAMGISTPKIIWSVVIREARSGIVLGLTIATIGLIGATAMAGLVGAGGLGTIAYQYGFQRFEPTVMYTTIIILIIMVQALQSFGNFLSRRLKKD, via the coding sequence ATGAGTTCATTTTTTGAAGAATGGGGTCCGATTCTTTGGCAAGGTTTTCTTGAAACTTTAACTATGACAGGAATTACGCTTGTTATTGCCTTAGCGATTGGTTTACCTCTTGGCGTATTTTTAATTTTAACGCGTAAAGGCGGACAGTCTGAAAATCTAGTTGTTTATAGTGTTTTGAACTGGGTAATTAATATTTTACGTTCATTACCGTTTATTATTTTATTATTCTTGATGATTCCAGTAACACGGGCCGTTGTTGGCACTACTATTGGAATTCAAGGTGTGATTTTGCCACTTGTTGTATTTACTGCACCTTATATTGCTCGTTTAATGGAATCAGCATTACTCGAAGTAGACAAAGGAGTTATCGAAGCGTATCAAGCAATGGGAATTTCGACGCCGAAAATCATTTGGAGCGTAGTTATTCGCGAAGCTCGGTCTGGTATCGTACTTGGTCTTACTATTGCAACGATTGGGCTAATTGGAGCAACTGCAATGGCTGGACTTGTCGGTGCTGGTGGACTCGGAACAATTGCTTACCAATATGGTTTCCAACGCTTTGAACCTACCGTAATGTATACAACCATTATTATTTTAATTATTATGGTTCAAGCTCTACAATCGTTTGGTAATTTCTTATCGAGACGACTAAAAAAAGATTAA
- a CDS encoding methionine ABC transporter ATP-binding protein, with protein MIELHQVSKTFNVNGKTVEAVKNVSIKVKKGEIFGVVGYSGAGKSTLVRCINLLERPDEGQVLIDGKNLSTLSSKELRVARRKIGMIFQGYNLLKTATVYDNIAKPLQLEGVPKADIETRVNKYLSIVGLEDKRNNYPSQLSGGQKQRVAIARALAHEPEILLSDEATSALDPETTEAILQLLLKINAELGITIFLITHELDVIQRICDRVAVMENGHLVEQGTVLDIFTKAKHATTKRFVGSEASFDIPQDLLEKYIATGKLVSLHFIGDEADEPALALVSRKFDVLPSILAGGIDHLKNGTLGKLLVHLKGNEEEYNKAIAYLKESGVVVEEVELL; from the coding sequence TTGATTGAATTACATCAAGTATCAAAAACATTTAACGTTAATGGAAAAACAGTAGAAGCTGTCAAAAATGTTTCTATCAAGGTCAAAAAAGGAGAAATTTTCGGGGTTGTCGGTTATAGTGGCGCCGGAAAAAGTACGCTCGTTCGTTGTATCAATTTACTTGAACGCCCTGACGAAGGACAAGTTTTAATTGATGGTAAAAATCTTTCCACCCTTTCAAGTAAAGAACTTCGTGTAGCTCGCCGCAAAATTGGGATGATTTTCCAAGGTTACAATTTGCTAAAAACAGCTACCGTTTATGACAATATCGCTAAACCTCTTCAACTCGAAGGCGTACCAAAAGCCGATATTGAAACTCGCGTGAATAAGTACTTATCCATTGTTGGTTTAGAAGATAAACGAAACAACTATCCAAGCCAACTTTCCGGTGGTCAAAAGCAGCGTGTAGCAATTGCCCGGGCGCTTGCACACGAACCAGAAATTTTGCTAAGTGATGAAGCAACAAGTGCGCTCGATCCGGAAACGACCGAAGCAATTTTACAACTATTACTTAAAATTAACGCTGAACTAGGCATCACGATTTTCTTAATTACTCATGAACTTGATGTTATTCAACGTATTTGCGACCGTGTAGCTGTTATGGAAAATGGACATTTAGTCGAACAAGGTACTGTCCTAGATATTTTCACCAAAGCAAAACACGCAACAACTAAACGTTTTGTAGGTTCTGAAGCAAGTTTTGATATTCCGCAAGATTTACTCGAAAAATACATTGCTACTGGAAAACTTGTATCCCTACATTTTATTGGTGACGAGGCAGACGAACCCGCTCTTGCACTTGTTTCTCGTAAGTTTGATGTTCTCCCTAGCATTTTAGCTGGTGGAATTGATCATTTGAAAAACGGCACCCTCGGAAAACTGCTTGTTCATTTAAAAGGCAATGAAGAAGAATATAATAAAGCAATTGCTTATTTAAAAGAATCCGGAGTCGTTGTTGAGGAGGTCGAGCTACTATGA
- a CDS encoding Cof-type HAD-IIB family hydrolase, producing the protein MTKQYLICSDIDGTLLRSDQTVSEKTRDLIQKLENDGHIFSISTGRMYRSAREVGFQVSDSGHVIASNGSYAAIRDEQLLKTTLAEKAIRDTYHIMRDFDLPLFFFSTNTLFYTKEPPAFFQSLADKSRLDTGHDRFSLVSINDSSAFDENLHQFLNAIVVAEEDASRLTDVRSALNEASGIRVLSSHHNNLEILPANSDKKTAVEALGKHYNIPRERIITFGDGENDIGMLEYAGIGVAMENASDNVKAAANTITDTNEADGVYKFLKEFI; encoded by the coding sequence TTGACTAAACAATATTTAATTTGTTCCGATATTGATGGCACATTGTTACGCTCAGATCAAACGGTATCGGAAAAAACCCGTGATTTAATTCAAAAATTAGAAAATGATGGTCATATTTTTTCCATCTCCACTGGGCGGATGTATCGTTCCGCACGCGAAGTTGGTTTCCAAGTAAGTGATTCTGGCCACGTTATCGCTTCTAACGGCTCTTATGCAGCCATTCGTGATGAACAACTTCTTAAAACAACCTTAGCAGAAAAAGCGATTCGCGATACTTATCATATTATGCGCGATTTTGATTTACCATTATTTTTCTTTTCGACCAATACATTATTTTACACAAAAGAACCACCTGCATTTTTCCAAAGCCTTGCTGACAAAAGCCGATTAGACACAGGGCATGATCGTTTTTCACTCGTTTCGATTAATGATTCCAGTGCTTTTGATGAAAACTTGCACCAATTTTTAAATGCGATTGTTGTTGCCGAAGAAGATGCGTCCCGATTAACTGATGTTCGCAGTGCGTTGAATGAGGCTAGTGGGATTCGCGTTCTTTCTTCTCATCATAATAATTTGGAAATCTTACCTGCTAATTCTGACAAAAAAACGGCTGTTGAAGCGCTCGGAAAACATTACAATATTCCACGTGAAAGAATTATTACCTTTGGCGACGGTGAAAACGATATTGGTATGCTGGAATATGCCGGCATTGGAGTTGCTATGGAAAATGCCAGTGACAATGTCAAAGCCGCAGCAAACACCATTACAGACACAAATGAAGCAGACGGGGTTTACAAGTTTCTTAAAGAATTTATTTAA
- the nrdD gene encoding anaerobic ribonucleoside-triphosphate reductase, whose protein sequence is MYVEQLNEQMVIKRDGRKASFDLIKIRNAIEASMKAINLEDEPFLEEVLLEVVSELPNKADMTIDEIQNSVENTLMKSTYPDVARAYIEYRHDRDHERENITDMHKSVEKLLQKDKTVINENANKDATVFNTQRDLTAGAVAKSYALKYMLPKHVSNAHLKGEIHFHDLDYSPYHAMTNCCLIDIEGMLSKGFTIGNANVESPKSIQTATAQIAQIIANVASSQYGGCSVDRIDEVLSVYARLNFEKHQKDAAEWVVPEKQEGYAEEKTRKDIYDAMQSLEYEINTLYTSNGQTPFVTLGFGLGKDWFAREIQKAILKVRIGGVGKDKHTAIFPKLVFSIRRGTNLNAADPNYDIKQLALECSSKRMYPDVLNYDTLVRLTGDFKVPMGCRSFLPAWINENGEHVNAGRNNLGVVTLNIPRIAIQSGGDKERFWEIFHDRMKTVKDALLFRLNRVRQARPENAPILYKYGAFGKRLQDGENVDQLFNKERSTISIGYIGLYEAATVFYGGEWEGDTAAKDFTLNILKELKAYADNWKDEYGYWFSVYSTPSESLTDRFNRLDKEKYGVIKDITDKDYYQNSFHYDVRKKITPFEKIDFEKDYPEYCSGGFIHYCEYPKMVHNTKALEAVWDYSYDRVAYLGTNTPIDKCYECDFEGEFVPTEEGFKCPSCGNTDPEKADVVKRTCGYLGNPMKRPMVHGRHVEISNRVKHMENLGE, encoded by the coding sequence ATGTACGTGGAACAACTTAATGAACAAATGGTAATAAAAAGGGATGGCCGTAAAGCAAGTTTTGACTTAATTAAAATTCGTAATGCGATTGAAGCATCCATGAAAGCAATTAATTTAGAGGACGAACCCTTTTTAGAAGAGGTTTTGCTTGAGGTTGTAAGTGAATTACCAAACAAGGCAGATATGACCATTGATGAGATCCAGAATAGCGTCGAAAACACCTTAATGAAATCGACGTATCCTGATGTTGCGAGGGCTTACATAGAATATCGCCATGATCGTGACCATGAGCGTGAGAACATCACAGACATGCACAAAAGCGTAGAAAAATTACTACAGAAAGATAAAACAGTCATCAATGAAAATGCCAATAAAGATGCAACAGTATTTAATACACAACGAGATTTGACAGCAGGAGCCGTAGCCAAAAGTTATGCCTTAAAATATATGCTACCAAAACATGTGTCTAATGCACATCTAAAAGGAGAAATTCATTTTCACGATTTAGATTACAGCCCGTATCATGCAATGACTAATTGTTGCTTAATTGATATCGAAGGCATGTTATCGAAAGGATTTACAATTGGTAATGCCAATGTAGAAAGTCCGAAGTCAATCCAAACCGCAACAGCGCAAATCGCTCAAATCATCGCCAATGTTGCCAGCTCTCAGTATGGTGGTTGCTCGGTAGATAGAATTGATGAAGTTTTATCGGTATATGCTCGCTTGAATTTTGAAAAACATCAAAAAGATGCAGCTGAATGGGTTGTTCCAGAAAAACAAGAAGGCTATGCAGAAGAAAAAACGCGTAAAGATATTTATGATGCAATGCAAAGTCTTGAGTACGAAATAAATACTTTATATACAAGTAATGGACAAACACCTTTTGTAACGCTAGGGTTTGGTCTTGGAAAAGATTGGTTTGCACGCGAAATTCAAAAAGCAATCTTAAAAGTTCGTATTGGTGGCGTTGGTAAAGATAAACATACTGCTATTTTTCCGAAATTAGTATTTTCTATTCGTCGGGGAACAAACTTAAATGCAGCAGATCCTAACTACGATATTAAACAGTTAGCGCTAGAATGTTCTTCTAAACGGATGTATCCGGATGTATTAAATTATGATACGCTCGTTCGTCTCACAGGTGATTTCAAAGTGCCAATGGGTTGCCGTTCGTTTTTACCAGCTTGGATTAATGAAAACGGAGAACATGTAAATGCGGGAAGAAACAACCTCGGTGTAGTAACGCTTAATATTCCGCGAATTGCGATCCAAAGTGGTGGCGATAAAGAACGTTTCTGGGAAATTTTCCATGACCGGATGAAAACAGTCAAAGATGCGCTACTTTTCCGTTTAAACCGTGTGCGCCAAGCTCGTCCAGAAAATGCACCAATTTTATATAAATATGGCGCTTTTGGCAAACGACTACAAGATGGCGAAAATGTTGATCAACTTTTCAATAAAGAACGCTCGACTATTTCAATCGGATATATCGGCCTTTATGAAGCAGCGACTGTATTCTATGGTGGCGAATGGGAAGGCGATACAGCGGCAAAAGACTTCACCTTAAATATCCTAAAAGAATTAAAAGCATATGCAGACAATTGGAAAGATGAGTATGGCTATTGGTTTAGTGTTTACTCCACTCCAAGTGAAAGTTTGACAGACCGTTTTAATCGTTTAGATAAAGAAAAATATGGCGTAATTAAAGACATCACTGATAAAGATTATTATCAAAACTCTTTCCATTATGATGTACGTAAAAAAATCACTCCATTTGAAAAAATTGATTTTGAAAAAGATTATCCGGAGTATTGTTCTGGTGGCTTTATTCATTATTGTGAGTATCCAAAAATGGTGCATAATACGAAAGCACTTGAAGCTGTGTGGGATTATTCTTATGACCGTGTTGCTTATCTTGGTACTAATACACCAATTGATAAATGTTATGAGTGTGATTTTGAAGGCGAATTTGTACCGACTGAGGAAGGATTTAAATGTCCTAGTTGTGGAAATACCGACCCTGAAAAAGCAGACGTAGTAAAACGTACATGTGGTTACTTAGGTAATCCAATGAAGCGTCCAATGGTTCATGGACGTCACGTGGAAATCAGCAATCGTGTGAAACATATGGAGAACTTAGGTGAATAA
- a CDS encoding Gfo/Idh/MocA family protein: MNELNWAIIGPGSIAHRFAEGMKQLNREIYAVGARSLEKGQAFANQYDIKNVYSDFDEMLTNPEIDVVYIATPHSNHYEFIMKSLHNGKHVLAEKAITVSSAELEEINTLAKEKSLIVKEAMTIFHMPLYKKLREIVDSGSIGKLKLIQVAFGSAKEKDPNNRFYNMDLAGGALLDIGTYALSFARYFLTEAPNEVLTTMKKFETGVDEQSGILLKNKEEELAVVSLSFRAKVPKRGIVACEEGFITVDEYPRASRATVTNTTTGKVEEIVAGETDKALEYEIIAMEESVATGENTTSELTNDVIAIMTDVRNQWGIKFPFEK; this comes from the coding sequence ATGAATGAACTTAATTGGGCAATTATTGGCCCTGGCTCGATTGCACATCGTTTTGCAGAGGGAATGAAGCAACTAAATCGGGAAATTTATGCAGTAGGCGCTAGAAGTTTGGAGAAAGGTCAGGCATTTGCAAATCAATATGATATCAAAAATGTTTACAGTGACTTTGATGAAATGCTTACAAACCCGGAGATAGATGTGGTTTATATTGCTACACCGCACTCTAACCACTACGAATTCATTATGAAAAGTTTGCATAATGGGAAGCATGTTTTGGCCGAAAAAGCTATCACTGTAAGTAGTGCAGAATTAGAAGAAATAAATACGCTAGCTAAAGAAAAAAGTTTAATTGTGAAAGAAGCGATGACAATTTTCCATATGCCACTTTATAAAAAATTACGTGAGATTGTGGATTCAGGGTCTATTGGCAAGCTGAAACTTATCCAAGTGGCTTTCGGAAGTGCAAAAGAAAAAGACCCAAACAACCGATTCTACAATATGGATTTAGCTGGCGGAGCACTCCTGGATATTGGTACATACGCACTTAGCTTTGCCCGTTACTTCTTAACTGAAGCGCCAAATGAAGTACTAACGACAATGAAAAAATTCGAAACTGGTGTGGATGAACAATCAGGGATTTTGTTGAAAAATAAGGAAGAAGAACTTGCTGTAGTATCACTTTCTTTCCGAGCTAAAGTCCCAAAACGCGGAATCGTCGCATGTGAAGAAGGTTTTATCACAGTAGATGAATATCCACGGGCGAGCCGAGCAACGGTGACTAATACAACGACAGGAAAAGTAGAAGAAATTGTGGCTGGTGAAACAGATAAAGCGCTAGAATATGAAATCATTGCGATGGAAGAAAGTGTCGCAACTGGAGAAAATACGACATCAGAATTGACGAATGATGTTATTGCTATTATGACGGATGTTAGAAATCAATGGGGAATTAAGTTTCCGTTTGAGAAATAA